The Methylomagnum ishizawai genome has a window encoding:
- a CDS encoding RHS repeat-associated core domain-containing protein, with protein MAASNNTGGVTTLFNYGPFGEPNTTAGFRFRYTGQQLVGGLGLYYYKARFYSPALGRFLQTDPIGYGDGLNLYAYVGNDPLNGVDPSGLAMENLGKAITNGLTEDAPIVRMGQAFGALAAYGVGTATGDSALANAALQGMADNRQANVDTLGMLLTIGRGGPRGVDPFHHNANVTIRDAQGTIIRHERIVSGNMTPVEQALGFPRNTLASHTEARAVRDIPLESGQSMTITGQLPPCPSCKGAMNRAVQESGATIKYQWRQDGQTQTWQAGNRR; from the coding sequence GTGGCGGCCTCGAACAACACCGGCGGCGTCACCACCCTCTTCAACTACGGTCCCTTCGGCGAACCCAACACCACCGCCGGGTTCCGCTTCCGCTACACCGGCCAGCAGCTCGTCGGCGGCCTGGGGCTGTACTATTACAAGGCCCGCTTCTACTCCCCGGCGCTCGGCCGCTTCCTGCAAACCGACCCCATCGGCTACGGCGACGGCCTGAACCTGTATGCCTATGTGGGGAACGATCCGCTCAATGGGGTCGATCCTTCCGGGTTGGCGATGGAGAACCTGGGCAAGGCGATCACCAACGGCTTAACGGAAGACGCGCCGATTGTTAGGATGGGCCAAGCCTTCGGCGCACTGGCCGCTTATGGGGTCGGCACCGCCACGGGCGACAGCGCCCTCGCCAATGCCGCGCTGCAAGGCATGGCCGATAATCGGCAGGCCAATGTTGATACATTGGGCATGCTTCTCACGATAGGGCGGGGTGGCCCACGAGGGGTCGATCCTTTCCATCATAACGCCAATGTAACTATTCGAGACGCACAAGGTACCATTATTCGCCATGAGAGAATCGTTAGTGGGAATATGACACCTGTAGAGCAGGCACTTGGTTTTCCAAGAAATACCTTGGCATCCCATACAGAAGCTCGTGCTGTTCGGGATATACCACTTGAGTCTGGTCAATCAATGACAATTACCGGTCAATTACCTCCCTGCCCATCTTGCAAGGGTGCGATGAATCGAGCAGTTCAGGAAAGTGGCGCAACAATTAAGTATCAATGGAGGCAAGATGGTCAGACACAAACATGGCAAGCTGGCAATAGGCGATAG
- a CDS encoding site-specific integrase, giving the protein MLRLKHYSLRTERAYMDWIKRYILFHHKNGAGNMCSRRGGCRSIRAPATTTATEPNAGATQPQISWIVSRSP; this is encoded by the coding sequence GTGCTAAGACTGAAACACTATAGCCTCCGCACCGAACGCGCCTATATGGATTGGATCAAGCGCTATATACTCTTCCACCATAAGAATGGGGCTGGCAATATGTGTTCCCGGCGCGGGGGCTGTCGGTCGATCCGCGCTCCGGCCACCACCACCGCCACCGAACCCAACGCCGGAGCCACCCAGCCTCAAATCTCCTGGATCGTCAGCCGGTCCCCATAG
- a CDS encoding DUF2511 domain-containing protein, translating into MINRKHVPWLFLGAVALPAFAAGIEYISKQQYGEEWPFTVADGRISCLPEPNWRGNSISEYGAVLFHADKNTYMLNGTAMTANKKFGYGWKPVDEIWRINEKLKKQLGSNAAFIPRISLDPIISKGLKLCK; encoded by the coding sequence ATGATTAATCGAAAGCATGTTCCTTGGTTATTTTTGGGAGCGGTTGCGCTACCAGCATTCGCTGCCGGAATTGAATACATATCAAAGCAACAATATGGTGAAGAGTGGCCATTTACGGTTGCTGATGGACGCATATCGTGTTTGCCTGAACCTAATTGGCGTGGGAATTCTATTTCAGAATATGGTGCCGTGCTTTTTCATGCAGACAAGAATACTTACATGCTAAATGGTACAGCCATGACAGCAAATAAAAAGTTTGGTTATGGCTGGAAACCAGTAGATGAAATTTGGCGTATTAATGAAAAGTTGAAAAAACAGCTTGGTTCTAATGCTGCATTTATACCTCGTATATCACTTGATCCAATAATTTCTAAAGGCTTAAAGCTTTGTAAGTAG
- a CDS encoding excalibur calcium-binding domain-containing protein, with the protein MPGLKAATAEAGSCSSKRTCGQMASCDEARHYLTDCGMSKLDGDHDGIPCESLCK; encoded by the coding sequence GTGCCGGGGCTGAAGGCCGCAACGGCTGAGGCTGGATCATGTAGTAGCAAGAGGACGTGCGGACAAATGGCGAGCTGCGATGAAGCCCGGCACTATCTCACGGACTGCGGGATGTCGAAGCTCGATGGGGACCACGACGGCATCCCCTGTGAAAGCCTGTGCAAATGA
- a CDS encoding peptidoglycan-binding protein, whose protein sequence is MEGFQALQGLVVDGIAGPQVLRALGIE, encoded by the coding sequence CTGGAAGGTTTCCAGGCATTGCAAGGATTGGTGGTGGACGGCATAGCGGGCCCGCAAGTCTTACGGGCGCTGGGAATTGAATAG
- a CDS encoding glycosyltransferase family 4 protein has product MKIALISDAWRPQINGVVTTLTKTCQMLGGLGHVVEPITPDRFKTWPCPSYPEIRLALCGDAKLAKLLDGFKPEAIHIATEGPLGMAGRKYCLEHGLPFTTSFHTRFPEYVNLRLRVPLEWSYGYMRWFHGAARRTMVATPSLMSELKARGFENPVLWSRGVDADLFSPDAAIHLEERRPIFLYAGRVAVEKGIEDFLRLDLPGTKYVVGDGPQREELARQFPEARFVGYKTGRELAGYIAAADVFVFPSRTDTFGLVLLEALACGVPVAAYPVQGPSDVLTDAKVGCLSEDLRSAALGALSLDRGDCRRFALGFSWDRCARQFLSNLQPF; this is encoded by the coding sequence TTGAAAATCGCGCTGATCAGCGATGCGTGGCGGCCACAAATCAACGGGGTGGTCACGACATTGACGAAAACCTGCCAGATGCTCGGTGGCTTGGGCCATGTCGTGGAACCCATCACCCCGGACCGGTTCAAGACCTGGCCCTGCCCGAGCTATCCCGAAATCCGCTTGGCGCTGTGCGGCGACGCCAAACTGGCCAAGCTGCTGGATGGCTTCAAGCCCGAGGCCATCCATATCGCCACGGAAGGGCCGCTTGGTATGGCCGGACGCAAATACTGTCTGGAACATGGCCTGCCGTTCACGACTTCCTTCCACACCCGTTTCCCCGAATACGTCAACCTGCGCCTGCGCGTCCCTTTGGAATGGAGCTATGGCTATATGCGCTGGTTCCATGGCGCGGCCCGCCGCACGATGGTGGCGACCCCTTCGCTGATGAGCGAATTGAAGGCCAGGGGCTTCGAAAATCCCGTCCTATGGTCGCGCGGAGTGGATGCGGATTTGTTCTCGCCGGACGCCGCGATCCATTTGGAGGAGCGGAGGCCGATCTTTTTGTATGCGGGGCGGGTCGCGGTCGAGAAGGGGATCGAGGATTTCCTGAGGTTGGATTTGCCCGGCACCAAATATGTCGTGGGCGACGGTCCGCAACGGGAGGAACTGGCCCGCCAGTTTCCCGAAGCGCGTTTCGTGGGCTACAAAACCGGCCGCGAATTGGCCGGATATATCGCGGCGGCGGATGTGTTCGTGTTCCCGAGCCGCACCGATACCTTTGGCTTGGTGTTGCTTGAAGCCTTGGCCTGCGGGGTTCCGGTGGCGGCGTATCCGGTGCAAGGGCCGAGCGATGTGCTCACCGATGCCAAAGTCGGTTGTTTGAGCGAAGACCTCCGCAGCGCGGCTTTGGGTGCTTTGAGCCTGGACCGGGGGGATTGCCGCCGATTCGCCCTTGGGTTTTCCTGGGATCGTTGCGCCCGCCAATTCCTATCCAATCTTCAGCCGTTTTAG